A section of the Diabrotica virgifera virgifera chromosome 8, PGI_DIABVI_V3a genome encodes:
- the LOC126890686 gene encoding eukaryotic translation initiation factor 3 subunit A-like isoform X1: protein MRQESVVLEEWDCVSVAAGSGSSPRSRWRRSAGQQRSKLEAVSGTANGPRWRRSAGQRRSKLDGNQRESNGARWGRSAEQQRSKVEAISGTATVQGGGSQQDSDGPRWRRSAGQQRSKGGGGQPDSNGPRWRRSAGQQRSKVEAVSGTATVQGGGDQRDSNGPRWKRSAGQQWSKVESISGTATVQGRGGQRDSNGPRWRRSAGQQRSKVESISGTATVQGGDGQRDSNGPRWSRSAGQQRSKVETVSGTAMVQGGVDQRDSNGPRWRRSAGQQRSKVESIRGTATVQGGDGQRDSNGPKWWRSAGQQRSKVESISGTATVQGRGGQRDSNGPSRGNRITGTADNDSIQFQHREPCFWVCRRFFESSHQGYQIMCRTLHLW from the exons ATGCGTCAAGAAAGCGTTGTTCTTGAAGAATGGGACTGTGTCAGCGTGGCGGCGGGCAGCGGGAGCAGCCCCAGGTCGAGGTGGaggcgatcagcgggacagcaacggtccaagttggaggcggtcagcgggacagcaaacggtccaaggtggaggcggtcagcgggacagcgaCGGTCCAAGTTGGATGGCAATCAGCGTGAGAGCAATGGTGCAAGGTGGGGTCGATCAGCGgaacagcaacggtccaag gtagaggcgatcagcgggacagcaacggtccaaggtggaggcagTCAACAGGACAGcgacggtccaaggtggaggcgatcagcgggacagcaacggtccaaagGTGGAGGCGGCCAGccggacagcaacggtccaaggtggaggcgatcagcgggacagcaacggtccaaggtggaggcggtcagcgggacagcgacggtccaaggtggaggcgatcagcgggacagcaacggtccaag gtggaaacggtcagcgggacagcaatggtccaaggtggagtcgatcagcgggacagcaacggtccaaggtagaggcggtcagcgggacagcaacggtccaaggtggaggcgatcagcgggacagcaacggtccaaggtggagtcgatcagcgggacagcaacggtccaaggtggagacggtcagcgggacagcaacggtccaaggtggagtcgatccgcgggacagcaacggtccaag gtggagacggtcagcgggacagcaatggtccaaggtggagtcgatcagcgggacagcaacggtccaaggtggagacggtcagcgggacagcaacggtccaaggtggagtcgatccgcgggacagcaacggtccaaggtggagacggtcagcgggacagcaatgGTCCAAAGTGGTGGCGATCAGCGGGACaacaacggtccaaggtggagtcgatcagcgggacagcaacggtccaaggtagaggcggtcagcgggacagcaacggtccaagtaGAGGTAATAGGATCACCGGAACAGCCGATAACGATTCGATTCAATTTCAACACCGCGAGCCTTGCTTCTGGGTATGCAGACGATTCTTTGAATCGTCCCACCAGGGGTACCAAATTATGTGTAGGACGCTTCACCTGTGGTAA
- the LOC126890686 gene encoding uncharacterized protein LOC126890686 isoform X17, whose translation MRQESVVLEEWDCVSVAAGSGSSPRSRWRRSAGQQRSKLEAVSGTANGPRWRRSAGQRRSKLDGNQRESNGARWGRSAEQQRSKVEAVSGTATVQGRGDQRDSNGPRWRQSTGQRRSKVEAISGTATVQRWRRPAGQQRSKVEAISGTATVQGGNGQRDSNGPRWSRSAGQQRSKVEAVSGTATVQGGGDQRDSNGPRWRRSAGQQRSKVESIRGTATVQGGDGQRDSNGPKWWRSAGQQRSKVESISGTATVQGRGGQRDSNGPSRGNRITGTADNDSIQFQHREPCFWVCRRFFESSHQGYQIMCRTLHLW comes from the exons ATGCGTCAAGAAAGCGTTGTTCTTGAAGAATGGGACTGTGTCAGCGTGGCGGCGGGCAGCGGGAGCAGCCCCAGGTCGAGGTGGaggcgatcagcgggacagcaacggtccaagttggaggcggtcagcgggacagcaaacggtccaaggtggaggcggtcagcgggacagcgaCGGTCCAAGTTGGATGGCAATCAGCGTGAGAGCAATGGTGCAAGGTGGGGTCGATCAGCGgaacagcaacggtccaaggtggaggcggtcagcgggacagcaacggtccaaggtagaggcgatcagcgggacagcaacggtccaaggtggaggcagTCAACAGGACAGcgacggtccaaggtggaggcgatcagcgggacagcaacggtccaaagGTGGAGGCGGCCAGccggacagcaacggtccaaggtggaggcgatcagcgggacagcaacggtccaag gtggaaacggtcagcgggacagcaatggtccaaggtggagtcgatcagcgggacagcaacggtccaaggtagaggcggtcagcgggacagcaacggtccaaggtggaggcgatcagcgggacagcaacggtccaag gtggagacggtcagcgggacagcaacggtccaaggtggagtcgatccgcgggacagcaacggtccaaggtggagacggtcagcgggacagcaatgGTCCAAAGTGGTGGCGATCAGCGGGACaacaacggtccaaggtggagtcgatcagcgggacagcaacggtccaaggtagaggcggtcagcgggacagcaacggtccaagtaGAGGTAATAGGATCACCGGAACAGCCGATAACGATTCGATTCAATTTCAACACCGCGAGCCTTGCTTCTGGGTATGCAGACGATTCTTTGAATCGTCCCACCAGGGGTACCAAATTATGTGTAGGACGCTTCACCTGTGGTAA
- the LOC126890686 gene encoding eukaryotic translation initiation factor 3 subunit A-like isoform X7, whose protein sequence is MRQESVVLEEWDCVSVAAGSGSSPRSRWRRSAGQQRSKLEAVSGTANGPRWRRSAGQRRSKLDGNQRESNGARWGRSAEQQRSKVEAISGTATVQGGGSQQDSDGPRWRRSAGQQRSKGGGGQPDSNGPRWRRSAGQQRSKVEAVSGTATVQGGGDQRDSNGPRWKRSAGQQWSKVESISGTATVQGGDGQRDSNGPRWSRSAGQQRSKVETVSGTAMVQGGVDQRDSNGPRWRRSAGQQRSKVESIRGTATVQGGDGQRDSNGPKWWRSAGQQRSKVESISGTATVQGRGGQRDSNGPSRGNRITGTADNDSIQFQHREPCFWVCRRFFESSHQGYQIMCRTLHLW, encoded by the exons ATGCGTCAAGAAAGCGTTGTTCTTGAAGAATGGGACTGTGTCAGCGTGGCGGCGGGCAGCGGGAGCAGCCCCAGGTCGAGGTGGaggcgatcagcgggacagcaacggtccaagttggaggcggtcagcgggacagcaaacggtccaaggtggaggcggtcagcgggacagcgaCGGTCCAAGTTGGATGGCAATCAGCGTGAGAGCAATGGTGCAAGGTGGGGTCGATCAGCGgaacagcaacggtccaag gtagaggcgatcagcgggacagcaacggtccaaggtggaggcagTCAACAGGACAGcgacggtccaaggtggaggcgatcagcgggacagcaacggtccaaagGTGGAGGCGGCCAGccggacagcaacggtccaaggtggaggcgatcagcgggacagcaacggtccaaggtggaggcggtcagcgggacagcgacggtccaaggtggaggcgatcagcgggacagcaacggtccaag gtggaaacggtcagcgggacagcaatggtccaaggtggagtcgatcagcgggacagcaacggtccaag gtggagacggtcagcgggacagcaacggtccaaggtggagtcgatccgcgggacagcaacggtccaag gtggagacggtcagcgggacagcaatggtccaaggtggagtcgatcagcgggacagcaacggtccaaggtggagacggtcagcgggacagcaacggtccaaggtggagtcgatccgcgggacagcaacggtccaaggtggagacggtcagcgggacagcaatgGTCCAAAGTGGTGGCGATCAGCGGGACaacaacggtccaaggtggagtcgatcagcgggacagcaacggtccaaggtagaggcggtcagcgggacagcaacggtccaagtaGAGGTAATAGGATCACCGGAACAGCCGATAACGATTCGATTCAATTTCAACACCGCGAGCCTTGCTTCTGGGTATGCAGACGATTCTTTGAATCGTCCCACCAGGGGTACCAAATTATGTGTAGGACGCTTCACCTGTGGTAA
- the LOC126890686 gene encoding eukaryotic translation initiation factor 3 subunit A-like isoform X9, with protein MRQESVVLEEWDCVSVAAGSGSSPRSRWRRSAGQQRSKLEAVSGTANGPRWRRSAGQRRSKLDGNQRESNGARWGRSAEQQRSKVEAVSGTATVQGRGDQRDSNGPRWRQSTGQRRSKVEAISGTATVQRWRRPAGQQRSKVEAISGTATVQGGNGQRDSNGPRWSRSAGQQRSKVEAVSGTATVQGGGDQRDSNGPRWRRSAGQQWSKVESISGTATVQGGDGQRDSNGPRWSRSAGQQRSKVETVSGTAMVQSGGDQRDNNGPRWSRSAGQQRSKVEAVSGTATVQVEVIGSPEQPITIRFNFNTASLASGYADDSLNRPTRGTKLCVGRFTCGKRTW; from the exons ATGCGTCAAGAAAGCGTTGTTCTTGAAGAATGGGACTGTGTCAGCGTGGCGGCGGGCAGCGGGAGCAGCCCCAGGTCGAGGTGGaggcgatcagcgggacagcaacggtccaagttggaggcggtcagcgggacagcaaacggtccaaggtggaggcggtcagcgggacagcgaCGGTCCAAGTTGGATGGCAATCAGCGTGAGAGCAATGGTGCAAGGTGGGGTCGATCAGCGgaacagcaacggtccaaggtggaggcggtcagcgggacagcaacggtccaaggtagaggcgatcagcgggacagcaacggtccaaggtggaggcagTCAACAGGACAGcgacggtccaaggtggaggcgatcagcgggacagcaacggtccaaagGTGGAGGCGGCCAGccggacagcaacggtccaaggtggaggcgatcagcgggacagcaacggtccaag gtggaaacggtcagcgggacagcaatggtccaaggtggagtcgatcagcgggacagcaacggtccaaggtagaggcggtcagcgggacagcaacggtccaaggtggaggcgatcagcgggacagcaacggtccaag gtggagacggtcagcgggacagcaatggtccaaggtggagtcgatcagcgggacagcaacggtccaaggtggagacggtcagcgggacagcaacggtccaaggtggagtcgatccgcgggacagcaacggtccaaggtggagacggtcagcgggacagcaatgGTCCAAAGTGGTGGCGATCAGCGGGACaacaacggtccaaggtggagtcgatcagcgggacagcaacggtccaaggtagaggcggtcagcgggacagcaacggtccaagtaGAGGTAATAGGATCACCGGAACAGCCGATAACGATTCGATTCAATTTCAACACCGCGAGCCTTGCTTCTGGGTATGCAGACGATTCTTTGAATCGTCCCACCAGGGGTACCAAATTATGTGTAGGACGCTTCACCTGTGGTAAAAGGACCTGGTGA
- the LOC126890686 gene encoding uncharacterized protein LOC126890686 isoform X19: MRQESVVLEEWDCVSVAAGSGSSPRSRWRRSAGQQRSKLEAVSGTANGPRWRRSAGQRRSKLDGNQRESNGARWGRSAEQQRSKVEAVSGTATVQGRGDQRDSNGPRWRQSTGQRRSKVEAISGTATVQRWRRPAGQQRSKVEAISGTATVQGGGGQRDSDGPRWRRSAGQQRSKVETVSGTAMVQGGVDQRDSNGPRWRRSAGQQRSKVESIRGTATVQGRGGQRDSNGPRWRRSAGQQWSKVESISGTATVQGRGGQRDSNGPSRGNRITGTADNDSIQFQHREPCFWVCRRFFESSHQGYQIMCRTLHLW, translated from the exons ATGCGTCAAGAAAGCGTTGTTCTTGAAGAATGGGACTGTGTCAGCGTGGCGGCGGGCAGCGGGAGCAGCCCCAGGTCGAGGTGGaggcgatcagcgggacagcaacggtccaagttggaggcggtcagcgggacagcaaacggtccaaggtggaggcggtcagcgggacagcgaCGGTCCAAGTTGGATGGCAATCAGCGTGAGAGCAATGGTGCAAGGTGGGGTCGATCAGCGgaacagcaacggtccaaggtggaggcggtcagcgggacagcaacggtccaaggtagaggcgatcagcgggacagcaacggtccaaggtggaggcagTCAACAGGACAGcgacggtccaaggtggaggcgatcagcgggacagcaacggtccaaagGTGGAGGCGGCCAGccggacagcaacggtccaaggtggaggcgatcagcgggacagcaacggtccaaggtggaggcggtcagcgggacagcgacggtccaaggtggaggcgatcagcgggacagcaacggtccaag gtggaaacggtcagcgggacagcaatggtccaaggtggagtcgatcagcgggacagcaacggtccaag gtggagacggtcagcgggacagcaacggtccaaggtggagtcgatccgcgggacagcaacggtccaaggtagaggcggtcagcgggacagcaacggtccaaggtggagacggtcagcgggacagcaatggtccaaggtggagtcgatcagcgggacagcaacggtccaag gtagaggcggtcagcgggacagcaacggtccaagtaGAGGTAATAGGATCACCGGAACAGCCGATAACGATTCGATTCAATTTCAACACCGCGAGCCTTGCTTCTGGGTATGCAGACGATTCTTTGAATCGTCCCACCAGGGGTACCAAATTATGTGTAGGACGCTTCACCTGTGGTAA
- the LOC126890686 gene encoding uncharacterized protein LOC126890686 isoform X12: protein MRQESVVLEEWDCVSVAAGSGSSPRSRWRRSAGQQRSKLEAVSGTANGPRWRRSAGQRRSKLDGNQRESNGARWGRSAEQQRSKVEAVSGTATVQGRGDQRDSNGPRWRQSTGQRRSKVEAISGTATVQRWRRPAGQQRSKVEAISGTATVQGGNGQRDSNGPRWSRSAGQQRSKVETVSGTATVQGGVDPRDSNGPRWRRSAGQQWSKVESISGTATVQGGDGQRDSNGPRWSRSAGQQRSKVETVSGTAMVQSGGDQRDNNGPRWSRSAGQQRSKVEAVSGTATVQVEVIGSPEQPITIRFNFNTASLASGYADDSLNRPTRGTKLCVGRFTCGKRTW from the exons ATGCGTCAAGAAAGCGTTGTTCTTGAAGAATGGGACTGTGTCAGCGTGGCGGCGGGCAGCGGGAGCAGCCCCAGGTCGAGGTGGaggcgatcagcgggacagcaacggtccaagttggaggcggtcagcgggacagcaaacggtccaaggtggaggcggtcagcgggacagcgaCGGTCCAAGTTGGATGGCAATCAGCGTGAGAGCAATGGTGCAAGGTGGGGTCGATCAGCGgaacagcaacggtccaaggtggaggcggtcagcgggacagcaacggtccaaggtagaggcgatcagcgggacagcaacggtccaaggtggaggcagTCAACAGGACAGcgacggtccaaggtggaggcgatcagcgggacagcaacggtccaaagGTGGAGGCGGCCAGccggacagcaacggtccaaggtggaggcgatcagcgggacagcaacggtccaag gtggaaacggtcagcgggacagcaatggtccaaggtggagtcgatcagcgggacagcaacggtccaag gtggagacggtcagcgggacagcaacggtccaaggtggagtcgatccgcgggacagcaacggtccaag gtggagacggtcagcgggacagcaatggtccaaggtggagtcgatcagcgggacagcaacggtccaaggtggagacggtcagcgggacagcaacggtccaaggtggagtcgatccgcgggacagcaacggtccaaggtggagacggtcagcgggacagcaatgGTCCAAAGTGGTGGCGATCAGCGGGACaacaacggtccaaggtggagtcgatcagcgggacagcaacggtccaaggtagaggcggtcagcgggacagcaacggtccaagtaGAGGTAATAGGATCACCGGAACAGCCGATAACGATTCGATTCAATTTCAACACCGCGAGCCTTGCTTCTGGGTATGCAGACGATTCTTTGAATCGTCCCACCAGGGGTACCAAATTATGTGTAGGACGCTTCACCTGTGGTAAAAGGACCTGGTGA
- the LOC126890686 gene encoding uncharacterized protein LOC126890686 isoform X18 has product MRQESVVLEEWDCVSVAAGSGSSPRSRWRRSAGQQRSKLEAVSGTANGPRWRRSAGQRRSKLDGNQRESNGARWGRSAEQQRSKVEAISGTATVQGGGSQQDSDGPRWRRSAGQQRSKGGGGQPDSNGPRWRRSAGQQRSKVEAVSGTATVQGGGDQRDSNGPRWKRSAGQQWSKVESISGTATVQGRGGQRDSNGPRWRRSAGQQRSKVETVSGTATVQGGVDPRDSNGPRWRRSAGQQWSKVESISGTATVQGRGGQRDSNGPSRGNRITGTADNDSIQFQHREPCFWVCRRFFESSHQGYQIMCRTLHLW; this is encoded by the exons ATGCGTCAAGAAAGCGTTGTTCTTGAAGAATGGGACTGTGTCAGCGTGGCGGCGGGCAGCGGGAGCAGCCCCAGGTCGAGGTGGaggcgatcagcgggacagcaacggtccaagttggaggcggtcagcgggacagcaaacggtccaaggtggaggcggtcagcgggacagcgaCGGTCCAAGTTGGATGGCAATCAGCGTGAGAGCAATGGTGCAAGGTGGGGTCGATCAGCGgaacagcaacggtccaag gtagaggcgatcagcgggacagcaacggtccaaggtggaggcagTCAACAGGACAGcgacggtccaaggtggaggcgatcagcgggacagcaacggtccaaagGTGGAGGCGGCCAGccggacagcaacggtccaaggtggaggcgatcagcgggacagcaacggtccaaggtggaggcggtcagcgggacagcgacggtccaaggtggaggcgatcagcgggacagcaacggtccaag gtggaaacggtcagcgggacagcaatggtccaaggtggagtcgatcagcgggacagcaacggtccaaggtagaggcggtcagcgggacagcaacggtccaaggtggaggcgatcagcgggacagcaacggtccaag gtggagacggtcagcgggacagcaacggtccaaggtggagtcgatccgcgggacagcaacggtccaag gtggagacggtcagcgggacagcaatggtccaaggtggagtcgatcagcgggacagcaacggtccaag gtagaggcggtcagcgggacagcaacggtccaagtaGAGGTAATAGGATCACCGGAACAGCCGATAACGATTCGATTCAATTTCAACACCGCGAGCCTTGCTTCTGGGTATGCAGACGATTCTTTGAATCGTCCCACCAGGGGTACCAAATTATGTGTAGGACGCTTCACCTGTGGTAA
- the LOC126890686 gene encoding uncharacterized protein LOC126890686 isoform X5 — translation MRQESVVLEEWDCVSVAAGSGSSPRSRWRRSAGQQRSKLEAVSGTANGPRWRRSAGQRRSKLDGNQRESNGARWGRSAEQQRSKVEAISGTATVQGGGSQQDSDGPRWRRSAGQQRSKGGGGQPDSNGPRWRRSAGQQRSKVEAVSGTATVQGGGDQRDSNGPRWKRSAGQQWSKVESISGTATVQGRGGQRDSNGPRWRRSAGQQRSKVETVSGTAMVQGGVDQRDSNGPRWRRSAGQQRSKVESIRGTATVQGGDGQRDSNGPKWWRSAGQQRSKVESISGTATVQGRGGQRDSNGPSRGNRITGTADNDSIQFQHREPCFWVCRRFFESSHQGYQIMCRTLHLW, via the exons ATGCGTCAAGAAAGCGTTGTTCTTGAAGAATGGGACTGTGTCAGCGTGGCGGCGGGCAGCGGGAGCAGCCCCAGGTCGAGGTGGaggcgatcagcgggacagcaacggtccaagttggaggcggtcagcgggacagcaaacggtccaaggtggaggcggtcagcgggacagcgaCGGTCCAAGTTGGATGGCAATCAGCGTGAGAGCAATGGTGCAAGGTGGGGTCGATCAGCGgaacagcaacggtccaag gtagaggcgatcagcgggacagcaacggtccaaggtggaggcagTCAACAGGACAGcgacggtccaaggtggaggcgatcagcgggacagcaacggtccaaagGTGGAGGCGGCCAGccggacagcaacggtccaaggtggaggcgatcagcgggacagcaacggtccaaggtggaggcggtcagcgggacagcgacggtccaaggtggaggcgatcagcgggacagcaacggtccaag gtggaaacggtcagcgggacagcaatggtccaaggtggagtcgatcagcgggacagcaacggtccaaggtagaggcggtcagcgggacagcaacggtccaaggtggaggcgatcagcgggacagcaacggtccaag gtggagacggtcagcgggacagcaatggtccaaggtggagtcgatcagcgggacagcaacggtccaaggtggagacggtcagcgggacagcaacggtccaaggtggagtcgatccgcgggacagcaacggtccaaggtggagacggtcagcgggacagcaatgGTCCAAAGTGGTGGCGATCAGCGGGACaacaacggtccaaggtggagtcgatcagcgggacagcaacggtccaaggtagaggcggtcagcgggacagcaacggtccaagtaGAGGTAATAGGATCACCGGAACAGCCGATAACGATTCGATTCAATTTCAACACCGCGAGCCTTGCTTCTGGGTATGCAGACGATTCTTTGAATCGTCCCACCAGGGGTACCAAATTATGTGTAGGACGCTTCACCTGTGGTAA
- the LOC126890686 gene encoding uncharacterized protein LOC126890686 isoform X8, which yields MRQESVVLEEWDCVSVAAGSGSSPRSRWRRSAGQQRSKLEAVSGTANGPRWRRSAGQRRSKLDGNQRESNGARWGRSAEQQRSKVEAISGTATVQGGGSQQDSDGPRWRRSAGQQRSKGGGGQPDSNGPRWRRSAGQQRSKVEAVSGTATVQGGGDQRDSNGPRWKRSAGQQWSKVESISGTATVQGRGGQRDSNGPRWRRSAGQQRSKVETVSGTATVQGGVDPRDSNGPRWRRSAGQQRSKVESIRGTATVQGGDGQRDSNGPKWWRSAGQQRSKVESISGTATVQGRGGQRDSNGPSRGNRITGTADNDSIQFQHREPCFWVCRRFFESSHQGYQIMCRTLHLW from the exons ATGCGTCAAGAAAGCGTTGTTCTTGAAGAATGGGACTGTGTCAGCGTGGCGGCGGGCAGCGGGAGCAGCCCCAGGTCGAGGTGGaggcgatcagcgggacagcaacggtccaagttggaggcggtcagcgggacagcaaacggtccaaggtggaggcggtcagcgggacagcgaCGGTCCAAGTTGGATGGCAATCAGCGTGAGAGCAATGGTGCAAGGTGGGGTCGATCAGCGgaacagcaacggtccaag gtagaggcgatcagcgggacagcaacggtccaaggtggaggcagTCAACAGGACAGcgacggtccaaggtggaggcgatcagcgggacagcaacggtccaaagGTGGAGGCGGCCAGccggacagcaacggtccaaggtggaggcgatcagcgggacagcaacggtccaaggtggaggcggtcagcgggacagcgacggtccaaggtggaggcgatcagcgggacagcaacggtccaag gtggaaacggtcagcgggacagcaatggtccaaggtggagtcgatcagcgggacagcaacggtccaaggtagaggcggtcagcgggacagcaacggtccaaggtggaggcgatcagcgggacagcaacggtccaag gtggagacggtcagcgggacagcaacggtccaaggtggagtcgatccgcgggacagcaacggtccaag gtggagacggtcagcgggacagcaacggtccaaggtggagtcgatccgcgggacagcaacggtccaaggtggagacggtcagcgggacagcaatgGTCCAAAGTGGTGGCGATCAGCGGGACaacaacggtccaaggtggagtcgatcagcgggacagcaacggtccaaggtagaggcggtcagcgggacagcaacggtccaagtaGAGGTAATAGGATCACCGGAACAGCCGATAACGATTCGATTCAATTTCAACACCGCGAGCCTTGCTTCTGGGTATGCAGACGATTCTTTGAATCGTCCCACCAGGGGTACCAAATTATGTGTAGGACGCTTCACCTGTGGTAA
- the LOC126890686 gene encoding uncharacterized protein LOC126890686 isoform X22 codes for MRQESVVLEEWDCVSVAAGSGSSPRSRWRRSAGQQRSKLEAVSGTANGPRWRRSAGQRRSKLDGNQRESNGARWGRSAEQQRSKVEAVSGTATVQGRGDQRDSNGPRWRQSTGQRRSKVEAISGTATVQRWRRPAGQQRSKVEAISGTATVQGGGGQRDSDGPRWRRSAGQQRSKVETVSGTAMVQGGVDQRDSNGPRWRRSAGQQRSKVESIRGTATVQGGDGQRDSNGPRWSRSAGQQRSKVEAVSGTATVQVEVIGSPEQPITIRFNFNTASLASGYADDSLNRPTRGTKLCVGRFTCGKRTW; via the exons ATGCGTCAAGAAAGCGTTGTTCTTGAAGAATGGGACTGTGTCAGCGTGGCGGCGGGCAGCGGGAGCAGCCCCAGGTCGAGGTGGaggcgatcagcgggacagcaacggtccaagttggaggcggtcagcgggacagcaaacggtccaaggtggaggcggtcagcgggacagcgaCGGTCCAAGTTGGATGGCAATCAGCGTGAGAGCAATGGTGCAAGGTGGGGTCGATCAGCGgaacagcaacggtccaaggtggaggcggtcagcgggacagcaacggtccaaggtagaggcgatcagcgggacagcaacggtccaaggtggaggcagTCAACAGGACAGcgacggtccaaggtggaggcgatcagcgggacagcaacggtccaaagGTGGAGGCGGCCAGccggacagcaacggtccaaggtggaggcgatcagcgggacagcaacggtccaaggtggaggcggtcagcgggacagcgacggtccaaggtggaggcgatcagcgggacagcaacggtccaag gtggaaacggtcagcgggacagcaatggtccaaggtggagtcgatcagcgggacagcaacggtccaag gtggagacggtcagcgggacagcaacggtccaaggtggagtcgatccgcgggacagcaacggtccaag gtggagacggtcagcgggacagcaatggtccaaggtggagtcgatcagcgggacagcaacggtccaag gtagaggcggtcagcgggacagcaacggtccaagtaGAGGTAATAGGATCACCGGAACAGCCGATAACGATTCGATTCAATTTCAACACCGCGAGCCTTGCTTCTGGGTATGCAGACGATTCTTTGAATCGTCCCACCAGGGGTACCAAATTATGTGTAGGACGCTTCACCTGTGGTAAAAGGACCTGGTGA